In the genome of Hevea brasiliensis isolate MT/VB/25A 57/8 chromosome 14, ASM3005281v1, whole genome shotgun sequence, the window AGCTCATTCATTTGTTGAATTGGTTCTCAATAAGACGTATTTATAAATGTTAGTCCATCATGTAAACACCGTTACCTCCTTCATTTCCGAAGTGGGATTCAATTCATTCCTACAAACCTCTCGCCTAAGTATATAATAGAAAATACTTTTTCTAACAAATACATACTCTTTTGCCATTTTGTAGCTCAAATTGTGTTACCTTAAAAAGCaacgtcttttttttttttttttggtataaaCATTTTGTAGCTAAAATTGTGTTGCCTTAGAAAGCaacgtcttttttttttcttttctttttttactttTGTATAAAACTGAACTGAACATGTTGTCCTGTTAAAATAGGTTTCACATAACTAAACCAACTACTAGTCAAACAACCTAGTCCAGATTGTCACCAATTTAATTCACTACAAAatgctagaaaaaaaaaaattcaaagctCCAAGTCAACAGCAATTTCTTCcccaataataaaaattattattttcattgaTTTGAAACGAATGATTAGGAAGCTAATGCATCTCACATCAGTTTAGCAAGGGAGGTCTTAGATATTGTATGTATAAGTTTGTAACCCTCCCCTTAAAAGCCAATTTTTAAAGTGAAGTTGAGCAAATTCATAACATTTAGTATCAGAGCCTCACCTTCTCTAGTCGGTAGGCCATAATCCTAGTTCTCTGTACGAAGATATACCGTTCAAAAGAGTTTGTAATGATACGTCTCACAttgatatatatacatatatatatattggtttgTGACCCTCCCCTTAAAAGCTGACTTTAACGTAGAGTTAGACAGGTTCATATTAGAAAAGAGTCAGTAATTAGAAACCCCTTTTTATGTTAAAATTGGTACGCCATGATATAGCTATCCAAAGACAATCCCAGAACCTGCAATCGTTTTTATTTCTCTATACATAGCAATAGAAATTGTGGAATCTTATATCTGGCTTAAATAATGATGTTGCTTGGCATGGATATACAGAAAACAGCACGAACAGCACAATTGCCAATCCACTTGAAGCTTCACAATCATGTCAAACAAGGGTGTTTTACTAGTCAAACAAGGGTGTTTTACTAGTTGCTTCCCATTGCAACTTAAAGTTCCATCTTTCAATAATATAACATCACATATCAGCATATAATTCCTACTGTTTTTACGCAAAGCATTAACAAGTCAAAGGTATAAATAGTTGGATTATACAATCAACCCTTCAAAGAGTACTTTTTTCCAGTGAATGGCTGGAACTTTGgttcttctttcttttcactTTGTTCTTTCACCTCTTTTCCAGCTTCCTGCATGATCAAAGAACCAATTTGGTTAGAAGTTCTACGGTCAAAACCTATTTCATATTGGCTGGATGAATAAAAGCAGTTTTATTCAAAATGAAGGTCTGtaggaaaaaaatataaaaaaaaattaaaaaaaaaaaaaaatcttacctTCCGTGTTTCCCTAGCAGCACGGCTGACATTTGAACCAAACACAAGTTTTCCTTGAGACTGTCGTCGTGTATTTTCTGAACTAGATCCCACAGAATGTTGTCCCCTACCATTGGCAACAGTTGGTTGCTTGTCTTTGGATCCCTGTAAAGACTCCGGCCCAGGTTGGTGCTTCAAAGGCTTCCCATCCAAGCGTCTCCCTACTCCAGTAAAAGGACTAAATTTTGGTTCAGTCTCAGCAGGATCCTCTTCAACTGCAAGAATCAAAGAGAGTTTGGATCataaaataaaaaggaataaATGGATGAGAACTTCCAACTTGCAATCAAAATCTCAAACCATTCCAACATTCAATAACTCAATGCTGCAATGTAATATCTCTATATTCCCTATCAGCATAGTTATAAAGGCATGCTCAGCCCCAAGGCAGTCGACATCTTCAAGGCGCATGCCTTATTGCCCAGATGTGCGCCTTAGGACCATGGTTTTAAATAATGGAATTTGAAACAGTTTCAGAATCAGAAAGATTGTATTGGAAATAGACTTAATCAGCCCAGAACAGACCAAATCAGTTGCCAATACTGtgaatttttttaaatcattAGCAAACTCACTAAAATCAATGGTAAAACAAGATTTGAAACCGAAAGAAAAAAAGTATCAAGTCACAAACAGCTAAAGGAACATTTTATTTCtataaataaattagaaaatacctaataattatGAAAGATctataaaaacttaaatttattCAAACTGAACAAGAACCATAATTTTTACAATATTTTGAAATAAATACCCATTAACATCCATCATTAACTTcagaaattacaaataaaaaccgAAAATTAGGACATCAACTATTAGGTAAATAAATTAATCAAAACGCATATATATTATGTAGTTATAAATATTTATAGTTACATAAATGCATAAAAGTATAAATAAATACCTTTCTGCTGCTGCATAAAAAACTGAGAGAGGAGGATGGGGAAAAAATTgtttacaaagaaaaaaaaggaagaagattAAATAAAGGGAAATGTTGGTGGCGGTTCAGCTTGTTCAAAACTCGCAGCTGCTCTAACTCAAAGTGATAAAAATGAGCATGCAAGTTGTGAAAGCTTTATCTTTTTTTGCCCTAACCTGTTGCTACCTATCAAAAGAAGATCGCTTCTTATCTTTTCAAGATGTTAGTCCTTCCCATGGCAAAACAACACCAAAAAATATCCATGCAAGCCTGTTTTCCTGATTCTCCATGTTTTTAGCAATTTGTTAAGGTGCAACTCACCCTGGAACAGGTGATATGTCCATTTGCACTAACATGGTGCCAATTCACTATGATATGTGACTCACCTTGTCTGAATTGCCCAATATCGTATAGGTCCCTTAAATTTCTGTTACACATGGGGCAATACGTAATGTAACAGGCAATCTTTAAAACAATGCTTAGGACAGACCCAAGGCATGTAAACAGCACACTTTAAACAATTTTATCCTTtcatctttttattttcttttttttttttcaattttttttatgttgTAAAATTTGCTGTTGATTCTACCACATATATTAGCTAATTATCCTCTCATCCACACcaaataaaaacaaaaaggggaaaaaaaggaCTCAAAGAGGGCCAATTTCACATTTTGTCCAAGTGTAGAATCAAGAATCATTGctaaaagaagagagagagagagagagagacagagagagaaggGGACTACAGTGAAAGATGGCTCCTGATAGGAGCTGCATCCTGCACCCAAGCACCTCTTGTGCATTTATAATTATGTATGTTTTGTGGACAGAAGAATACTAAATTCAACTAGACGTTATTTGTTTCAAAACAAGAAAATGCCAATGATCattggataaattttaacaattgtccctgaacttatcaagttataacattacagtccctcaacttaaaaatgtaacacagaaccccatcaactttctaacctccaattatcagtttttcagttagacgctgacctggacaGTTCCAGTATGGAGCTTAATCagcatttctcttttctctctccaaccacgtgtaaattgaatcatttttctctctataaacagaataatttttcatgcgtaaagagaataattttacactttgcataagagatgagagagaaatgttgactaagcgtTGTACGGGagttattcacatcagtttctaactgaaaaatcagtaattgaaagtcgaaggaattttactgtgcaaaatttgaaagtttagggagttttatgttacattttaaagttaaaggattgtagtgttacaactatataagtttaaggacagttgttgaaatttatccaaTGATCATTCTATCCTATCCTATCACATCAACAGTTATCCATTCCAGCCACCAACTCAGCAGGTGAGGAGAATTACACTGATGGACAGTGATACAAAGCATACTGCACCTAAGCAGAAGCATGAAGAGTTCACATTCATTGCATTTTGAAAGTGAAAGTTTTCacactaaaaaataaaataataaaaaatttaaaggttGCATGGCATTACAGGAAATTTACATTGCACAATATGGAAAAATATAGAAACAGGCAAGAAACCAGGATAAAAAAACAGAAGGCAATGTTCAGAGAAACAGCACCTTGAGAAGTTGCCTTGCTTTGAGTAATAGGCAGAGCAGGTTTTTCAGGTTCCTTGTAATCCAGTGGAGGTGCAAAGTCCACCTCGCAGTCTGTCTCAATGATACTTATTGCATTTGAAGGCCTCGTTTCAATAATATCAATGTAATACTTTTTGTTGTTATATGCCACCATAATACTGTCTCCAGTTGTTAAGCAAGAATAATTCCTTAATGTTGTTTCTAGGCTGCATGGAAAATTTAGTCAAACCCTAAAGCAGAGATTTACCTTGGAGACAGAATAaacaaaatacaataaaagaaagttgttttatcaaataaaatattaGAACATAACAGAAAAATTAGTTGCATGGGGTTTAGATGTTGAGttctcaaaaaaataaaataaaaaaaaaattgaatgaagGCGGCAAAATTTTAATGCATCTTCCTAcacaagtttggcatgataaccAATTTAATTTCTAAGGAAAACAGGAAAAGAATTCCTGAGTCCATCCATACTTCCAAAAACAATTGAAGAaaagataattgacaaaatacatTAAGCCAACTGCCTGAAAAAACAATGACAGCACCACCCCTTTCCAAGACATGAAATACGGAGTGTCAAAAAAATAATCAAGTACCTACAAGAACTCTGTTGAGTATCACACATCAAAAAGTGAAGCACACATTTCAATATGAACTGACAAggaaactgttagtagtatgccctagagcatatcatttagtatgtatcttgtacatgtttttattaataaaaggcattttcactttttcgtttacataatatatttatgtgtaatagaaaaggtccattgatattttgttagaaattctattcttaagttgttaagaatatgagtgacagtatttctagtacaaagtatcataaataagtttacAATCgagtaaggacatgacttatccagaaagattgtattcatgtttgttcccaagttatttatatgagatataaataagatggaatggtgagtctcatgccatataacaaacatgataggcacttatacatgataagtaggccgaaccagtgatatttatgacaaacacatggagtttactcttgtcaatgtattgtcataaatcatatcagtgcatataacctttagacctgagatagcacagttatcttgtatataggtggtttgagtttgatactgctttcatacttgtactgtgcatgggtatataggcatgtgttggctcctactagttatatatatagaggtagatgttaattaagatggaatctgttcctctaagtaaatagggataaaatcctatgttcatttaattgttcttgatgtttcaagctcctggccaggacagatagatttaatcagaaaagagtttctaatgagaaaaatcttttaatcaagaacttgaattaaaagagaacataatattcatagcaaatagagtttgatataaaccatgacttcagcttgaattgggattttgtaacagacagattctagtacatggtaacatatgattataggttcatttaaggcaaaccttattactgattgggtggctatgacatgctatgctaggtgttaaccatgatctatgaggtgcataaaatgatttagagaagtcatttatggtaagaaagagttctgacgatattaagagttgatatcatatctcattgccaattagtgatgagcctagtaagtcacacacatacacaagtaatcaccaaattaaatatgatttaattaattaattaaagagtttaattgattaattaaataggtttggtttgcaattagattgcaaagtccctagcatgatttaaaaccaaatctagattattgaatgtatagtataagttaaatttatatttaaagtgtttcaatataaatttaattaatgagaaaataattaataaagattaattaattgatttatatttgatataaattaattagaagaagagaaataattattttaggttgagaactcaaaattaagacacagggatattttggtcatttcacagggtgacgtggcagcatgagatggtgacatatggcactacacataagcttgccaaatgtcttttaatcatttaagataattaaaattaagattaaatataggtttgacacttagcacaatgtgattgggtcaattaaatctagagccaatcagaaggtgacatgtggcaagggttttaagtggtgaagtagctatataagtgttgttatgaaaaagaaaaaaatataaccagctgttgcctccctttgtgccgcctCCCTTGAGACtctcattctctcttcttcttcatctctcatcaattccaagagattagtaaacaatctcttgaattaaaaatactagaaatcgtttctagtattctgtttacatctttaatctctcaaaaggcaaaacttgattttctaattcatagaaaaagctttagaagctgttcaagggctgccataggtgaacttagtgtggacaagctagagggacaacatctggtgtcctaaaaacgcatcccaaaggtacaaatacgctgcagtgcatcaagaggttagtgtatttgttcttgatttaatctagggttctaaaattaatctaattaattctaaaatcttaaatggcaaatacagatccaaaaatatattaaaagagttttaatatgttgtttatcattaaaatcaaatagataaaaataaatcttacatgacgcatgtaaccctaggtgaaaattttttaattcaatggtataaacttgtgtttttcatgcttccgctccttcagaaacaagcattaaaaaaaaaagagtgatGAGAGATTTTACAATATTGACACTAAGAATAGGATATTTTCCAATTGAATATAACATCACTCCCATATCAACTGCCTCGGATAAATTCATAGAACTTCCAAGGAGAAATCCAGTGGGTAGGTTGGTTAGTTCACTCGTCAGGaagatttaaatcaaaatttctaACAGTCAACACGACTCAGCAGTACCACTACAAGCCCAAAAAGTATGCATGTTTCTCTCAATAGTAATAACTGTTGATAAGAATATTAACTCACATAGCTTTTGGATTGGATATGTCCAGAAAATCCTTTGTGTGAGGTTGTAATTTAACATATGTTCCCTTTGGAAGAGTTGCATTTTTCACTCGCACTATATCTCCCTCTTGCAAGAGGAGGTTCTCCATCATCTGAAAAAGATTAGAACACCAGAGCAGGAATTATGGACTTGATGTTGTTATTCACCATACAGTAAAATCCAACTATACAGCCAcatacaaaaatatttttcaagctgGTGACATTCACGCTCCTTAGTTTATACTAGCACTCCATATTGACCTTGTTTAATGTAAACATACTGACTTttttaatgtaaataacaaaataaaCCTTTCTTTCGATTATAAGCTTTATTAAATTACTTCTGATTTagattccaatttaatttttaataatttaaaatgacaTAACTAACAGCTTATTAACATAATACATTGTTTAAAATCATGGTTGCAGTCGCGGGTAACTGAAACAGACCTATAATGACCGTAATGTAACAATAACAGCATATCAATATga includes:
- the LOC110670075 gene encoding uncharacterized protein LOC110670075 isoform X2, translating into MFFDGYGYHGTSFEQTYRCYPASFIEKPQIESGDKIIMPPSALDRLASLHIDYPMLFELRNDAAERVSHCGVLEFVAEEGMIYMPYWMMENLLLQEGDIVRVKNATLPKGTYVKLQPHTKDFLDISNPKAILETTLRNYSCLTTGDSIMVAYNNKKYYIDIIETRPSNAISIIETDCEVDFAPPLDYKEPEKPALPITQSKATSQVEEDPAETEPKFSPFTGVGRRLDGKPLKHQPGPESLQGSKDKQPTVANGRGQHSVGSSSENTRRQSQGKLVFGSNVSRAARETRKEAGKEVKEQSEKKEEPKFQPFTGKKYSLKG
- the LOC110670075 gene encoding uncharacterized protein LOC110670075 isoform X1, with translation MQFFDGYGYHGTSFEQTYRCYPASFIEKPQIESGDKIIMPPSALDRLASLHIDYPMLFELRNDAAERVSHCGVLEFVAEEGMIYMPYWMMENLLLQEGDIVRVKNATLPKGTYVKLQPHTKDFLDISNPKAILETTLRNYSCLTTGDSIMVAYNNKKYYIDIIETRPSNAISIIETDCEVDFAPPLDYKEPEKPALPITQSKATSQVEEDPAETEPKFSPFTGVGRRLDGKPLKHQPGPESLQGSKDKQPTVANGRGQHSVGSSSENTRRQSQGKLVFGSNVSRAARETRKEAGKEVKEQSEKKEEPKFQPFTGKKYSLKG